A genomic segment from Nicotiana sylvestris chromosome 1, ASM39365v2, whole genome shotgun sequence encodes:
- the LOC104235283 gene encoding receptor like protein 22-like, whose translation MRSQMFSQLVLILLLSICCRMNEVVAANSGKCLQDQKTLLLQLRNNLTYDSEISTKLVKWNQRIDCCRWQGITCNGAGQVIGLDLTDELFSGSIHPLANLKFLSVIRVDGNNLSAPIPEFFLDLSNLTVLSLRSCNLIGEAPQKIFQVPTLQTIDLSQNEMLGGSLPEFPSNGSLQTLVLSNTGFSGSIPTSIENLSILAHVDLSLCNFTGPIPSSMVNLTKLVYLDFDRNSFTGSFPSFKLSKNLSYINSAGNYLTGISSDWEGFENLEGLDLSNNSISGHIPASLFYLPSLSGLDLSINKFSGQITELQNVTSPLTDLDLSANKLEGPIPEFFFELHDLLDLKLSSNNFNGTVQFKKFTELNKLVNLDLSHNSLSVDTNISESELSLLPQLNSLMMGSCNLQNLSFLKNQSRLSMLDLSNNKLTGEIPNWLVEINDRLLRFLNLSVNQFTHFQEPYRFGLLNFLDLHSNLLTGVIPLPPRAAAYIDFSNNNLATMIPPDFGNYLVTAWFLSIANNKVIGNIPSSICNARYLEVLDLSNNTLNGTIPPCLAEKSNTLKVLNLRKNNLTGNIPREFSHNCQLQTLDLSQNYLTGELPRSLSNCTNLKLINLGNNKIKDTFPCWLRNLSNLRVLALRFNGFHGDIECSRGSSNWTALQIIDLASNNLGGILPPNSFLELNAMTVDPAIAHSRFDHLYFESVSVRPIYYQDTVGLFLKGQNVTLEKIPVFFTSIDFSSNNFVGDIPETVGDLKSLYLLNISHNNLTGQIPPAFGNLKQLGSLDLSFNKLDGNIPEKLASLTFLSFLNLSYNELVGMIPRSTQFDTFAESFIGNKGLCGFLLNITCKNDSAVAPSEPEFEEEKLFSSTEIYVSIILGFVVGIGITVLPLLFSKRWNHLYNKLVDRLILRIFQQQDQDGRTSISISEASRKKAARKSRGSH comes from the coding sequence ATGAGAAGTCAAATGTTTTCTCAGCTTGTCTTGATCCTACTACTTTCCATCTGCTGTAGAATGAATGAAGTAGTGGCAGCTAATTCCGGTAAATGTCTTCAGGATCAGAAGACGTTGCTGCTACAGCTCAGAAATAATCTTACTTATGATTCTGAAATATCCACCAAGCTGGTGAAGTGGAATCAGAGGATTGACTGCTGTCGATGGCAGGGCATCACTTGCAATGGTGCAGGTCAAGTTATCGGTCTTGACCTTACTGATGAATTGTTCTCAGGCAGTATCCATCCGTTAGCAAATCTTAAGTTTCTATCTGTAATCCGTGTTGATGGGAACAATTTATCTGCTCCAATTCCAGAGTTCTTCTTGGACTTATCCAATCTAACTGTCTTGAGTCTAAGATCCTGCAACTTGATAGGAGAAGCGCCTCAGAAGATATTCCAGGTACCAACTCTACAGACTATTGACTTATCACAAAATGAAATGCTTGGAGGTTCTTTACCTGAATTTCCTTCAAACGGATCTCTACAAACTCTGGTTCTAAGCAATACAGGATTCTCAGGAAGTATACCCACGTCCATTGAGAACCTTAGCATATTGGCACATGTTGACCTTAGTTTATGTAATTTTACAGGTCCAATTCCGTCTTCTATGGTAAACCTAACCAAGCTTGTTTATCTGGATTTCGACCGGAATAGCTTCACGGGTTCATTTCCATCTTTTAAGCTGTCCAAAAACCTCAGTTATATTAACTCAGCTGGAAATTATTTGACAGGAATATCATCCGACTGGGAAGGCTTTGAGAATCTTGAAGGACTCGACTTGAGTAACAATTCTATTTCTGGGCACATTCCAGCATCATTGTTTTACCTACCCTCACTTTCAGGTTTAGATCTGTCCATCAACAAATTTTCTGGCCAAATAACTGAACTACAAAATGTGACTTCTCCACTAACAGATCTTGACTTGAGTGCCAACAAATTGGAAGGGCCAATACCTGAGTTTTTCTTTGAGCTGCACGATCTCTTAGATCTTAAACTTTCATCCAACAATTTCAATGGTACTGTGCAATTCAAGAAGTTCACAGAGCTCAATAAGCTTGTAAATCTTGATCTGTCCCACAACAGTTTATCAGTTGACACAAATATAAGTGAATCGGAACTTTCCTTGCTCCCCCAGCTGAACAGTTTAATGATGGGATCATGCAATCTGCAGAATCTCTCCTTCCTCAAGAACCAATCCAGATTGTCTATGTTAGATCTCTCAAACAATAAACTTACTGGTGAAATACCAAACTGGTTGGTGGAGATCAATGATAGACTTCTCCGTTTTCTGAATCTTTCTGTCAATCAATTCACGCATTTTCAAGAACCTTATAGATTTGGACTTCTTAATTTCCTTGATCTGCATTCAAATCTACTCACTGGGGTTATTCCATTACCACCACGTGCAGCTGCTTATATTGACTTCTCCAACAATAACCTTGCTACTATGATACCGCCTGACTTTGGCAATTATCTTGTAACTGCTTGGTTCCTCTCAATTGCAAACAACAAAGTTATTGGCAATATTCCTTCTTCAATCTGCAATGCGCGCTATCTTGAAGTACTTGATTTGTCTAACAATACTTTGAATGGCACAATACCGCCATGTTTAGCAGAAAAGAGCAACACGCTGAAAGTACTGAACCTGAGAAAGAACAATCTCACAGGAAATATACCTCGAGAGTTTTCTCATAATTGTCAATTACAGACCCTTGACCTCAGTCAGAATTACTTAACAGGTGAGCTTCCTCGTTCTTTGTCCAACTGTACAAATCTTAAGCTAATAAATCTGGGAAACAACAAGATCAAGGATACCTTCCCCTGCTGGTTGAGGAACTTATCCAATTTGCGTGTACTTGCATTACGTTTCAATGGTTTCCATGGGGACATTGAGTGCTCTAGAGGGAGTTCCAATTGGACAGCTCTTCAGATAATCGACCTAGCTTCCAATAATTTAGGGGGCATTCTGCCCCCAAATTCATTCTTGGAGCTAAATGCAATGACTGTTGATCCAGCTATAGCGCATTCACGCTTTGATCACTTGTATTTTGAGTCTGTATCGGTTAGGCCAATTTACTATCAGGATACAGTTGGTCTTTTTCTTAAAGGACAAAACGTTACTTTGGAAAAGATCCCTGTTTTCTTCACCTCCATTGACTTTTCAAGTAACAATTTTGTGGGGGACATACCAGAGACAGTTGGAGATCTCAAATCACTTTATCTTCTGAATATTTCTCACAACAATCTCACAGGTCAAATCCCTCCAGCATTTGGAAATCTGAAGCAATTGGGATCACTGGACCTGTCATTCAACAAGTTAGATGGAAATATTCCAGAAAAGCTTGCTAGCCTCACATTTCTTTCCTTCTTAAATTTATCATACAATGAACTGGTTGGAATGATACCACGAAGTACCCAATTTGACACCTTTGCAGAAAGTTTCATCGGAAACAAGGGGCTATGTGGGTTTTTGCTTAACATAACTTGCAAAAATGATTCGGCAGTGGCACCTTCAGAGCCAGAATTTGAGGAGGAGAAACTATTTTCAAGTACGGAGATTTATGTAAGCATTATATTAGGGTTTGTTGTTGGCATCGGGATCACTGTTCtaccacttttgttctctaaaaGATGGAACCACTTGTACAACAAACTAGTTGACAGATTGATTTTAAGGATATTTCAGCAGCAAGATCAAGATGGGAGAACTAGTATAAGCATTAGCGAAGCATCTCGGAAGAAGGCAGCGAGGAAATCAAGAGGCAGTCATTAA
- the LOC104235282 gene encoding receptor-like protein 50: MRPTECVKEYFTRIEEIVNGLRTNGEVLEEIKIVKKILHSLSLKFSNKKIIIKAIKDLSTLKLDDLEDELVTYERSLKQQRDDTTEDASQENDDQPKEKEDTSKSAEINQEGQNSETWEKRKEVAANSSICLQGQKVLLLQLRNNLTYNSEASIKLATWDERIDCCQWQGITCNVAGQVIGLDLSYESISGSINNSALPNLKFLSVIVLDWNDLSSPIPEFFADFSNLTVLSLRSCNLTGEVPEKIFQVPTLQKIDLSYNYVLRGSLPEFPSNASLESLVLSYTNFSGSLPKSIGLLTKLIDLELLDCNFTGQIPSSIENLTQLRYLDFSQNLFTGSVPSFRQSKNLTMINFQRNNFSGEISSSHWVGLENLIVLILSENSLSGIIPVSLFSLPSLQFLDLSANNFTGQITELQNVTSSSLIKLYLAGNKLEGPIPEFFFELHHLQELALSYNKFNGTVKWKKFTKLKNLVALVLSYNRLSVDTNISESELALLPHLSILRLASCNLYNISFLEKQSELTLLDLSINHIKGKIPNWIWDGGLTDLNLSRNQFTHLQEPYRFRNIDSLDLHLNLLTGEIPLPPRAALYVDFSSNKFTTSIPPDIGNHLSSVVFLSIANNTINGTIPSSICNATNLEVLDLSSNKLSGRIPACLAEQSSRSLKVLNLGRNNLRGNLPGNFSEKCSLETIDLRQNNLEGKIPRSISNCRKLKVLNLGNNKITDTLPCWLKSLSNLHVLVLRFNNFHGNIDCSGVNYTWPALQIIDLASNNFSGILPRNIFMDLEAMKVNSVEPHPRLYHLHFQSESASIAYYQDSVILSLKGREVTIGKILIIFNSIDLSNNSFIEGIPETVGELKSLRLLNLSHNALTGQIPAAVGNLKQLESLDLSFNKLEGRIPEKLSDLTFLWLLNLSYNELVGMIPQGNQLQTFSESSFVGNKGLCGFPLHKTCNSDIEEAALQPESEDVEGQFFSRTEMYVSVALGFAAGLAIIFLPLLVSRRWRECYNKLIDGLIFWVFSKVGVKKRQRNTSISEIYWKKKARKSHCQVPR, from the exons ATGAGACCAACAGAGTGTGTGAAAGAATATTTTacaagaattgaagaaattgtCAATGGTCTAAGGACCAATGGAGAAGtattggaagaaattaaaattgttaaaaaaatATTGCACTCTCTAAGTTTAAAGTTTAGCAATAAGAAAATTATTATTAAGGCTATCAAAGATCTTAGCACTCTCAAACTTGATGATTTAGAAGATGAATTGGTGACATATGAGAGATCATTGAAGCAACAGAGAGATGATACAACGGAGGATGCATCGCAAGAAAATGATGAtcaaccaaaagaaaaagaagacacaTCAAAATCGGCAGAGATAAATCAAGAAGGGCAAAATTCAGAAACatgggagaaaagaaaagaag TTGCGGCTAATTCCAGCATATGTCTTCAGGGTCAGAAGGTGTTGCTGCTGCAGCTCAGAAATAACCTTACTTATAATTCTGAGGCATCCATCAAGCTGGCAACATGGGACGAGAGGATTGATTGCTGTCAATGGCAGGGTATCACCTGCAATGTTGCAGGTCAAGTTATTGGTCTTGACCTTAGCTATGAATCCATCTCGGGCAGTATCAATAATTCTGCATTACCTAATCTTAAGTTTCTTTCAGTTATCGTTcttgattggaatgatttatCTTCTCCAATTCCAGAATTCTTTGCGGACTTCTCCAATCTAACAGTCTTGAGTCTAAGATCCTGTAATTTGACAGGAGAAGTACCTGAGAAAATATTCCAGGTACCAACTCTGCAGAAAATTGACTTGTCATACAATTATGTGCTTCGGGGTTCTTTACCTGAATTTCCTTCAAATGCATCTTTAGAAAGTCTGGTTCTCAGCTATACAAATTTCTCAGGAAGTTTACCCAAGTCCATTGGGTTGCTTACTAAGCTGATTGATCTTGAACTTTTGGATTGCAATTTTACAGGTCAAATCCCATCTTCTATAGAAAACCTTACCCAGCTTCGTTATCTGGATTTCTCCCAGAATCTCTTCACTGGATCAGTACCATCCTTTAGGCAATCCAAAAATCTTACTATGATAAATTTTCAACGAAATAATTTCTCCGGTGAGATTTCGTCTTCTCACTGGGTTGGCCTTGAGAATCTTATAGTCCTTATTTTGAGCGAAAATTCACTTTCTGGGATAATTCCAGTATCACTGTTTTCCCTACCCTCACTTCAGTTCTTAGATTTGTCCGCCAACAATTTTACTGGCCAAATAACTGAACTACAGAATGTGACTTCTTCTTCACTGATAAAGCTTTATTTGGCTGGCAATAAATTGGAAGGGCCAATACCAGAGTTTTTCTTTGAGCTACACCATCTGCAAGAACTTGCACTTTCTTACAACAAATTCAATGGTACTgtgaaatggaaaaagttcacaAAGCTTAAGAACCTTGTTGCTCTTGTTCTGTCCTACAATAGGTTATCAGTTGACACAAATATAAGTGAATCAGAACTCGCCTTGCTTCCCCATTTGAGTATTTTAAGGTTGGCCTCTTGCAATCTGTACAATATTTCTTTCCTTGAGAAGCAATCTGAGTTGACGTTGTTAGATCTGTCGATCAACCATAtcaaaggtaaaattccaaactGGATATGGGACGGAGGTCTCACTGATCTGAATCTATCTCGTAATCAGTTCACACACCTGCAGGAGCCTTACAGATTTCGCAATATAGATTCCCTTGATCTACATTTGAATCTGCTCACCGGGGAAATTCCATTACCACCACGTGCAGCTTTATATGTAGACTTCTCCAGCAATAAATTTACTACTAGTATACCACCTGATATTGGCAATCACCTCTCAAGTGTCGTGTTCCTCTCAATTGCAAACAACACAATCAATGGAACTATCCCTTCTTCAATATGTAACGCGACCAATCTTGAAGTACTTGATTTGTCCAGCAACAAATTGAGTGGCAGAATACCAGCATGTTTAGCTGAACAAAGCAGCCGTAGTTTGAAAGTGCTGAACCTTGGAAGAAACAATCTCAGGGGTAATTTGCCTGGAAACTTTTCAGAGAAGTGTAGCTTGGAGACCATAGATCTAAGGCAGAATAACTTGGAGGGGAAGATTCCTCGGTCTATATCCAATTGCAGGAAACTGAAGGTGTTAAACTTGGGAAACAACAAGATAACTGATACCTTACCCTGCTGGTTGAAGAGCTtgtcaaatctccatgtacttgtgCTACGGTTCAATAATTTCCATGGCAACATTGATTGCTCTGGGGTCAATTACACCTGGCCTGCTCTCCAAATAATTGATCTAGCTTCCAATAATTTCAGTGGCATTCTGCCAAGAAATATATTCATGGATCTGGAAGCTATGAAGGTTAACTCAGTGGAACCACATCCTCGCCTTTATCATCTGCATTTTCAGTCTGAATCAGCGTCAATAGCTTACTACCAGGACTCAGTCATTCTTTCTCTTAAAGGACGAGAAGTCACCATAGGGAAAATTCTCATAATCTTCAACTCCATTGACTTGTCGAATAACAGTTTTATTGAAGGCATACCTGAGACAGTCGGAGAACTCAAATCTCTTCGTCTTCTCAACTTGTCTCACAATGCTCTCACTGGCCAAATCCCGGCGGCAGTTGGAAATTTGAAGCAACTGGAATCATTAGACCTCTCATTCAACAAGTTAGAGGGGCGTATCCCTGAAAAGCTTTCAGATCTCACATTTCTTTGGTTGTTAAATTTATCATACAATGAACTGGTTGGAATGATCCCACAAGGCAACCAATTGCAAACGTTTTCAGAAAGTTCATTCGTGGGAAACAAGGGACTGTGTGGCTTTCCACTCCACAAAACGTGCAATAGTGACATAGAAGAAGCAGCTCTGCAGCCAGAATCTGAAGACGTAGAGGGGCAGTTCTTTAGCAGGACAGAGATGTATGTAAGCGTAGCATTAGGATTCGCTGCTGGTTTGGCAATCATATTTCTACCCCTCTTGGTTTCCAGAAGATGGAGAGAATGTTACAACAAGCTGATTGATGGACTAATTTTCTGGGTGTTTAGCAAGGTTGGTGTAAAGAAACGACAACGTAATACTAGCATCAGTGAAATATACTggaaaaagaaagcaaggaaATCCCACTGCCAAGTTCCAAGATGA